The following are encoded in a window of Bdellovibrionales bacterium genomic DNA:
- the hutH gene encoding histidine ammonia-lyase produces MKTLVLTGESITLENLYEIANNSEIKAELGAGARAAMQKSRDYIEGRIKNGEVMYGVNTGFGAFSSVRISDSEIEQLQRNLIRSHSMGIGEPFTKIQSRAMMVLRANALARGHSGIRPAVVDKILEFLNNDIVPVIPSQGSVGASGDLAPLSHLALAIIGEGEVWQNGQSVPVQKVLAEKKMQPLDLKAKEGLSMINGCQVMTSVGLLAAWEARRLLWMADLAGAMSLEGLRGSRKPFDPLISATRPHPGESKTARNLLKLAGEMSEIGQSHLSEDHRVQDAYSLRCMPAVHGAAKDALRYVVKVLETEANSSTDNPLVFADDNKVLSCGNFHGMPVAHAMDFAGIAISSQASISECRISKMISHQMSELPAFLTPNGGLNSGHMIVQVAAASLVSENKVLAHPASVDSIPTSAEKEDHVSMGTIAARKFEKILRNAENVVAMEMLSACQALDLLAPLKPSAAVKAAYDQIRKTVPFAKEDRYFAKDVEAIRNMITRNEILAAAKSAVGELEW; encoded by the coding sequence ATGAAAACACTCGTTCTAACTGGTGAGTCAATCACCCTCGAAAATCTATACGAAATTGCCAATAACTCTGAAATCAAGGCCGAGCTGGGTGCTGGCGCCCGCGCAGCCATGCAAAAGAGCCGTGACTACATCGAAGGCCGCATTAAAAACGGCGAAGTGATGTACGGCGTGAACACCGGTTTCGGAGCCTTTTCTTCAGTGCGTATTTCTGATTCTGAGATCGAGCAATTGCAAAGAAACTTGATCCGTTCCCACTCTATGGGGATCGGCGAGCCGTTCACGAAAATTCAATCCCGCGCGATGATGGTTTTGCGTGCCAATGCTTTGGCCCGCGGTCATAGCGGTATCCGTCCCGCGGTTGTCGACAAAATCTTGGAATTCTTGAATAACGACATCGTACCTGTGATTCCATCCCAAGGATCTGTGGGAGCGAGCGGTGACTTAGCTCCGCTTTCGCATTTGGCTTTGGCAATCATCGGTGAAGGCGAAGTGTGGCAGAATGGTCAAAGCGTTCCGGTGCAAAAAGTTTTGGCTGAAAAGAAAATGCAGCCTCTGGATTTGAAAGCCAAAGAAGGTCTTTCGATGATCAACGGCTGTCAGGTGATGACGTCTGTTGGTTTGCTTGCGGCTTGGGAAGCCCGTCGCCTGTTGTGGATGGCCGATCTTGCCGGAGCGATGTCTTTGGAAGGCCTGCGTGGGTCACGTAAGCCGTTTGATCCACTCATCAGTGCGACACGTCCTCATCCAGGCGAATCAAAAACAGCCCGCAATTTGCTAAAGCTCGCGGGTGAAATGAGTGAAATCGGTCAGAGCCATTTGTCTGAAGATCACCGCGTCCAGGATGCTTACAGCCTTCGTTGTATGCCGGCGGTTCATGGTGCGGCTAAGGATGCTCTTCGCTATGTTGTAAAAGTTCTTGAAACCGAAGCAAACTCCAGCACAGATAATCCTCTGGTGTTTGCAGACGACAATAAGGTCCTTTCGTGCGGGAACTTCCACGGAATGCCCGTGGCCCACGCGATGGATTTCGCGGGGATTGCGATCTCTTCGCAAGCAAGCATTAGTGAGTGCCGTATTTCTAAAATGATCTCTCATCAGATGAGCGAATTGCCGGCGTTCTTGACTCCGAACGGTGGTTTGAATTCAGGCCACATGATCGTGCAAGTGGCGGCGGCGTCGCTAGTCAGTGAAAACAAAGTTTTGGCACATCCGGCCTCTGTGGACTCTATTCCGACATCGGCTGAAAAAGAAGATCACGTTTCCATGGGAACGATTGCGGCTCGTAAATTTGAAAAGATTCTGCGCAATGCTGAAAACGTCGTGGCGATGGAAATGCTTTCCGCGTGCCAAGCCCTTGATTTGCTGGCGCCGTTGAAACCAAGTGCAGCGGTGAAAGCGGCTTACGATCAGATTCGTAAGACAGTGCCGTTTGCAAAAGAAGACCGTTACTTCGCCAAAGATGTTGAAGCTATTAGAAATATGATCACTCGAAACGAAATCCTCGCGGCTGCAAAGTCAGCTGTGGGTGAGCTTGAGTGGTAA
- a CDS encoding TIGR02147 family protein yields the protein MDYRRFLKEELYKRQQKNRAYSMRAFSRDIGIASSRLSEILHGKVGLSEKKAAALAERLELDEATKHLFIDMVESEHSRSAVVRAAAEIRVKARFIEAPVLKEGEMDLLNEWHHLAVLELLLLENLEHSIPAFAHKLQLPEEAVEKSIHQLTEMGFLKREGSRWIATEPDSTTTRETPSETIRKFHAQMLGKAQEALHHDSVEKREFSSMVFAMNSNQLAYAKERLREFRRSLVKELESIPGKDKVYCLSLNMFSLTEEISE from the coding sequence ATGGATTACCGCCGTTTTTTAAAAGAAGAACTTTATAAGCGACAACAAAAAAACCGTGCCTACTCCATGCGAGCCTTTTCGCGGGATATCGGCATTGCCTCTTCTCGCCTGAGCGAAATCCTGCATGGCAAAGTCGGTCTTTCCGAAAAGAAAGCCGCTGCTTTGGCGGAGCGCCTTGAGCTCGATGAAGCAACGAAACATCTTTTTATCGACATGGTTGAAAGTGAACATTCACGTAGCGCTGTAGTGCGTGCCGCGGCAGAAATTCGCGTGAAGGCTCGTTTCATAGAGGCTCCCGTGCTTAAAGAAGGCGAAATGGATTTGCTCAACGAATGGCATCACCTGGCCGTTCTGGAACTCCTTTTGCTTGAAAACCTCGAGCACTCTATTCCCGCCTTTGCCCATAAGTTGCAATTGCCAGAAGAAGCTGTTGAAAAAAGCATCCATCAGCTGACAGAAATGGGATTCCTCAAGCGCGAAGGTTCACGCTGGATCGCGACTGAGCCAGATTCGACAACAACCCGAGAAACTCCTTCAGAGACCATCCGCAAATTTCATGCGCAGATGCTCGGGAAAGCTCAAGAAGCTCTTCACCACGATTCGGTGGAGAAGCGCGAGTTTTCTTCGATGGTCTTTGCGATGAACTCAAATCAGCTCGCCTATGCCAAAGAAAGACTGCGTGAATTTCGCAGAAGCCTGGTAAAGGAGCTCGAAAGCATCCCGGGGAAAGATAAAGTTTATTGCCTATCATTAAATATGTTCTCACTCACGGAGGAAATTTCGGAATGA
- a CDS encoding dehydrogenase produces the protein MSTFRIAEISFGRSHWDDSFSYEYAGHRFEVQRFGVNFSVDLVKKLIQDLRTDVDAFALSSLPPVIKLDEKTYVHRQYLEIMGMPSSVPLCDGTGLREISNLNSIIKLIESGKISPEEGVFFPAAMLSTELEEFLRKSYPGKVFIGDAYSMLGLPLMIKAPVPGLMAFSKLALNVANFKDLRNNTPLAETQIQKMGRSVLASQVEKVQYVASDYPFLLLFDSAVEFVRGKDLIVWSHHPAAEKEAQKYGPRSVINLFPEEYKMSPYMNYSVLDATLRLVHGKTAPLSVPEWEQLINPRTEVRQMTRQYTVSHRTSTQAKISHGINRVKNVLLKKKEPDFAFVIHALSHRDLLRIPGLNLLHNMPKKFNDPFDRIVSKAPPIIYGNIQHVISKETGREVNGLIYGLFSTPKVLKEEDPEVTYAKIEKICYDAANRGAKIIGLGAYTKVVGDAGVTINRNSPIPVTTGNSLSASATLWALAEVVKKMNLVKSDPNTGLVDGMAMVIGATGSIGKVSAKLLALTFKKVCLVAPRQNRLDELAAEIRQLAPRCEILTATDANELAGQADALVTATSAFDQKIIDVMRLKPGCVVCDCSRPLDFDKEDAKKRPDVLIIESGEVLLPGPAQINCDLGLPGKAVYACLAETALLALEGQFESFTMGRDIEWNKVKGIYKMARKHGVELAAIQGHMGIVSDKEIELTRSLALSRLRAKS, from the coding sequence ATGAGTACATTTCGAATCGCTGAGATTAGTTTCGGACGCTCTCACTGGGATGATTCTTTTAGCTATGAATATGCGGGACACCGTTTTGAAGTTCAGCGCTTTGGCGTGAATTTCTCGGTGGATCTTGTAAAAAAACTCATTCAAGACCTGCGCACGGATGTCGATGCTTTTGCCCTCAGCAGCCTGCCGCCGGTGATTAAACTCGACGAAAAAACCTACGTGCATCGCCAGTATCTTGAGATTATGGGGATGCCTAGCTCTGTGCCTTTGTGCGACGGTACAGGCCTTCGCGAAATTTCAAATCTGAATTCTATTATTAAGTTGATTGAATCCGGCAAAATCAGCCCGGAAGAAGGCGTCTTCTTCCCGGCGGCGATGCTCAGCACGGAACTCGAAGAGTTCTTGCGTAAGTCCTATCCTGGAAAAGTCTTCATCGGGGATGCGTACTCGATGCTGGGTTTGCCCTTGATGATTAAGGCTCCGGTACCGGGTTTGATGGCGTTCTCAAAGCTCGCGCTGAATGTGGCGAATTTTAAAGATCTGCGTAACAACACTCCGCTTGCGGAAACGCAGATTCAGAAAATGGGACGCTCGGTTTTGGCCTCACAAGTTGAAAAAGTTCAGTATGTGGCCAGCGACTATCCTTTCTTATTGCTCTTTGATTCCGCGGTGGAATTTGTTCGCGGAAAGGACCTGATTGTTTGGTCTCATCATCCGGCAGCGGAAAAAGAAGCGCAAAAATACGGTCCGCGCTCTGTGATTAATCTCTTCCCGGAAGAGTACAAGATGAGTCCGTATATGAATTACTCTGTCTTGGATGCGACCCTGCGCCTAGTGCACGGTAAGACGGCGCCATTGTCGGTGCCTGAGTGGGAACAGCTGATTAACCCACGCACAGAGGTCCGTCAGATGACTCGTCAGTACACGGTCAGTCATCGTACGTCGACGCAAGCGAAGATCTCTCATGGTATTAATCGTGTAAAAAATGTTTTATTGAAGAAAAAAGAACCGGACTTTGCGTTCGTGATTCATGCACTTTCCCATCGCGATTTATTGCGTATTCCAGGCTTGAATCTGCTTCATAATATGCCTAAGAAATTCAACGATCCTTTTGATCGTATTGTCTCAAAGGCTCCGCCGATTATTTACGGCAATATTCAGCATGTGATCAGTAAAGAAACAGGCCGCGAAGTAAATGGTTTGATCTATGGTCTTTTCTCGACGCCAAAGGTTTTGAAGGAAGAAGATCCCGAGGTCACCTACGCGAAAATCGAAAAGATCTGCTACGATGCCGCGAACCGTGGAGCAAAGATCATTGGTCTTGGAGCTTACACGAAAGTCGTGGGTGATGCGGGTGTGACGATCAATCGCAATTCGCCAATTCCTGTGACCACAGGCAACAGTCTTAGTGCGAGTGCGACGCTGTGGGCTTTAGCTGAAGTCGTTAAAAAAATGAACCTTGTTAAGAGCGACCCGAATACAGGCTTGGTCGACGGGATGGCCATGGTCATCGGTGCCACGGGTTCTATTGGCAAAGTGTCTGCAAAACTCTTGGCTTTGACGTTTAAGAAAGTGTGCTTGGTGGCGCCTCGCCAAAACCGTTTGGATGAGTTGGCTGCAGAGATTCGTCAACTAGCGCCACGCTGTGAAATCCTGACGGCGACGGATGCGAATGAACTGGCCGGTCAAGCAGATGCGCTGGTGACAGCCACATCGGCGTTTGATCAGAAGATCATTGATGTCATGAGATTAAAACCGGGCTGTGTGGTTTGTGACTGTTCTCGTCCGCTGGATTTTGATAAAGAAGACGCCAAGAAGCGCCCGGATGTTTTGATTATTGAATCCGGTGAAGTGCTTCTGCCGGGTCCGGCGCAAATCAACTGTGACTTGGGTCTTCCAGGTAAAGCGGTTTATGCGTGCTTAGCTGAAACGGCGTTACTTGCACTCGAAGGACAGTTTGAGTCTTTCACCATGGGCCGCGATATTGAGTGGAATAAAGTAAAGGGCATCTACAAAATGGCCCGTAAGCATGGCGTGGAACTCGCTGCTATTCAGGGCCATATGGGCATCGTCTCAGATAAAGAGATCGAGCTCACTCGATCTCTTGCACTTTCGCGCCTGCGCGCAAAAAGTTAG
- a CDS encoding DUF1254 domain-containing protein, with product MISRSSLLVSSFVLAATLAACSSAEKRNAEQQKKAAAEEQARKDAAVQAQKDAEKKLFTQLKPEELRNLVQEGVVYGYPLVVMDATKDILINPDSPSPHKGTLNQFTHLRQFPKPEFREVVSPNVDTLYSTAWLDLSKEPLVLTVPAVGNRFYMLEILDAWTNVISTPGTRTTGTGAEEFALVGPHWDGQLPANLRRIQAPTNMVWIIGRTYTKGAKDLEVVHAIQDRYRLIPLSQFDRSYTSAAAAPEKGEPVEEVKMKLQTSANATVESLDAKTFFMKLSQLMKDNPPAAADAPMLAKLAKIGVSPGHTVDYDSLPADIRNSLDEAVRGGYKRVQDLAKNTPGRMVNGWVMHEGVGDYGTDYENRAGVAYFGLGANLPEDAIYPTAHVDANGSRLSGAHKYILTFSKGNMPPVNGFWSVTMYDSKQGLVANQMHRYAISSRDKLKKNKDGSISLLIQNANPGKAKAANWLPAPKGEFNLMMRLYWPKQAALSGEWQPPGIQKVGKPMRLTQRTAKRISKR from the coding sequence ATGATTTCTAGATCGTCGTTATTGGTTTCGTCATTTGTTTTAGCCGCCACTCTGGCGGCATGTTCCTCTGCCGAAAAAAGAAATGCAGAACAGCAAAAGAAAGCGGCGGCTGAAGAACAAGCTCGTAAAGACGCCGCCGTTCAGGCGCAAAAAGATGCTGAGAAAAAACTCTTTACTCAGCTAAAGCCAGAAGAACTTCGTAACCTCGTGCAAGAGGGTGTTGTCTATGGTTATCCGCTTGTCGTTATGGATGCGACGAAAGATATTCTGATTAACCCCGATAGCCCGAGTCCGCACAAGGGCACGCTCAATCAATTCACTCATCTACGCCAATTTCCAAAGCCCGAGTTTCGTGAGGTCGTCAGTCCCAACGTAGATACTCTCTACTCGACAGCTTGGCTGGATCTTAGCAAAGAGCCTCTGGTGCTAACGGTGCCGGCGGTCGGCAATCGTTTTTACATGTTAGAAATTTTGGACGCTTGGACCAATGTGATCTCAACGCCGGGGACCCGCACGACAGGCACCGGGGCTGAGGAGTTTGCCTTGGTCGGTCCTCATTGGGATGGTCAGCTTCCGGCGAACTTACGCCGAATTCAAGCGCCAACTAATATGGTTTGGATCATTGGCAGAACATACACCAAAGGGGCGAAGGATTTGGAAGTCGTTCACGCAATTCAAGATCGCTATCGTTTGATTCCTCTGAGTCAGTTTGATCGCAGTTATACTTCGGCAGCAGCGGCCCCAGAGAAAGGTGAACCAGTTGAGGAAGTAAAAATGAAGTTGCAAACCAGTGCCAATGCGACGGTCGAGTCGTTGGATGCAAAAACATTCTTTATGAAGCTTAGTCAGTTGATGAAGGATAATCCTCCGGCGGCGGCTGATGCGCCGATGTTGGCGAAGCTCGCAAAGATCGGAGTGAGTCCTGGTCATACCGTCGATTACGACAGTTTGCCTGCTGATATCCGTAATTCTTTGGATGAAGCAGTTCGTGGCGGTTATAAACGTGTTCAAGATCTGGCGAAAAATACTCCGGGCCGTATGGTGAATGGCTGGGTGATGCATGAGGGCGTCGGCGACTACGGAACGGATTATGAAAACCGTGCCGGTGTTGCCTATTTTGGTCTTGGCGCCAATCTGCCGGAAGATGCGATTTACCCAACTGCGCACGTGGATGCGAATGGCTCACGTCTGAGCGGTGCTCATAAATACATTCTGACATTCTCAAAGGGCAATATGCCGCCGGTGAATGGGTTTTGGTCTGTGACGATGTATGATTCCAAGCAGGGCTTGGTAGCCAATCAAATGCATCGTTATGCGATCAGCAGTCGCGATAAGCTTAAAAAGAATAAAGATGGCTCGATCAGTCTTTTGATTCAAAACGCAAACCCTGGAAAAGCGAAAGCGGCAAACTGGCTGCCGGCTCCTAAGGGCGAATTTAATTTGATGATGAGACTTTACTGGCCGAAGCAAGCGGCTTTGAGTGGGGAGTGGCAACCTCCTGGTATTCAAAAAGTTGGTAAGCCCATGCGTTTGACGCAAAGAACAGCAAAGCGAATCTCGAAGAGATAA
- a CDS encoding phosphoenolpyruvate synthase has protein sequence MLVTKNSTHFFAKNESGGKGFNLYLMTKAGIPVPEWVVFGRRYFQDFVKSAGIHQDLYQLVEKFVHGHITAKEAEAAIEKLFADSNTTAMLSSSIDQALQMLGADKIFSVRSSAADEDGLSHSFAGQLSSFLYVNGKEDILRYIKKCWASAFSERGLIYRKENKIDPHKISVSVVLQRMIDPEKSGVMFTCDPVTGKLDNYVVSSVYGVGEGLVSGALDADSYWLHQHTGDLVKSEIIEKKEMMKKSSSGHCSLHPVSAELVLQPSLNDKELRGLYKLGHLIHEQYHRPQDIEWAIENGTFYILQTRPVTNLKSDLVGYPNLWDNSNIIESYGGLTSPLSFSFALRNYKAVYVQFCEVLGVPNEIIKDMDSYLSYMLGSIDGRVYYNLFNWYKLVGVLPGFKQNREFMETMMGVSEGLTDEIANRIKPHPSWDTFTGKLRKMVTGFNFIKYHFTIQTVVDDFLKTFHRDYDKYRAMPLASMRGDQLLRVYLDVERNMLGRWKAPIINDFLCMVHFGLLRKLTTTWLSELDSTIQNDLLAGEGGLESAEPTKALLRLAAEAIKDADLKRIIETTDPKDGLEALNQSKHRNFYNMVLDYLDRFGFRCMSEMKLEEIDLLTDPSYLFVCLKNYLKAGKVEVHDDSREKSLRAASEKKVEEHLSGVRKKIYFWVLKHARKAVKNRENTRFARTRIYGIARTIFQNIGEDLANLGALQNGRDIFWLTIEEVFGIYNGTLPSYNLQAFVNLRKADYAKFTEDTDPRIMTRGAVYWNNPFVKEEEVSMTIAEGEDCDLKGLPCCPGVLEGTVKVILNPTDNLDLNGEILVTARTDPGWVPLYPAISGLLVERGSLLSHSAIVAREMAIPAIVSIPGLTKTLKTGMRIRMDGKAGTIKILE, from the coding sequence ATGCTTGTAACGAAAAACTCCACGCACTTCTTTGCCAAAAATGAATCCGGCGGTAAGGGCTTTAACCTGTACTTGATGACGAAAGCCGGGATCCCCGTGCCTGAGTGGGTGGTTTTTGGCCGTCGCTACTTCCAAGATTTTGTGAAGAGTGCCGGCATCCATCAAGATCTTTACCAGTTGGTAGAAAAGTTCGTTCACGGCCATATCACTGCCAAAGAGGCCGAAGCCGCAATTGAAAAACTCTTCGCCGATAGCAATACAACCGCCATGCTGTCTTCGAGCATCGATCAGGCGTTGCAAATGCTGGGAGCTGATAAAATCTTTTCTGTGCGCTCTTCGGCGGCGGACGAAGACGGTCTTTCGCACTCCTTTGCCGGCCAGCTCTCTAGTTTCTTGTACGTCAATGGCAAAGAAGACATTTTAAGGTACATTAAAAAGTGCTGGGCTTCAGCGTTCTCTGAGCGTGGTCTTATTTACCGTAAAGAAAACAAGATCGATCCGCACAAGATTTCGGTTTCAGTGGTTCTTCAACGCATGATTGATCCGGAAAAATCCGGTGTGATGTTTACCTGCGATCCTGTGACCGGCAAGCTTGATAACTATGTAGTGTCCTCTGTGTATGGCGTTGGTGAAGGCCTTGTCTCAGGCGCTCTGGATGCGGATTCTTACTGGTTGCACCAGCACACCGGTGATCTTGTGAAATCTGAGATCATCGAAAAGAAAGAGATGATGAAGAAATCAAGCTCTGGCCACTGCAGCTTGCATCCTGTGTCCGCAGAGCTCGTCCTTCAACCGTCTTTAAATGACAAAGAACTGCGTGGTTTATATAAGCTCGGTCATTTGATTCATGAACAGTATCACCGTCCACAAGATATCGAGTGGGCGATTGAAAACGGTACGTTTTATATTCTGCAAACACGTCCTGTGACAAACTTGAAATCAGACCTGGTTGGTTATCCGAATCTTTGGGACAACTCCAATATCATCGAATCATACGGTGGTTTGACGTCACCGTTGAGCTTTAGCTTCGCGCTCAGAAACTATAAAGCCGTTTACGTTCAGTTCTGTGAAGTTTTGGGCGTGCCGAATGAAATCATCAAGGACATGGATTCTTATCTCAGCTACATGTTGGGAAGTATCGATGGCCGCGTTTATTACAATCTCTTTAACTGGTACAAACTGGTCGGTGTTCTTCCGGGCTTTAAACAGAACCGCGAGTTCATGGAAACCATGATGGGCGTTTCTGAAGGCCTGACGGATGAAATCGCAAATCGTATTAAACCCCATCCGTCTTGGGACACTTTCACGGGCAAACTCCGTAAAATGGTGACGGGCTTTAACTTTATTAAGTATCACTTCACGATCCAAACGGTGGTGGATGACTTCCTAAAGACCTTCCACCGCGACTACGACAAGTACCGTGCGATGCCGCTGGCAAGCATGCGCGGAGATCAGCTCCTCCGCGTGTACTTGGATGTCGAGCGCAATATGCTCGGCCGTTGGAAAGCACCGATCATCAATGATTTCCTTTGCATGGTTCACTTCGGTCTTTTACGTAAGCTCACGACCACGTGGTTGTCAGAATTGGATTCGACCATCCAGAATGACTTGCTTGCGGGTGAAGGCGGGCTTGAAAGTGCGGAGCCGACGAAAGCTTTGCTACGTTTAGCCGCGGAGGCGATCAAAGATGCGGATCTGAAGCGAATCATCGAAACCACAGATCCAAAAGATGGCCTCGAAGCCTTGAATCAATCGAAGCACCGCAATTTCTATAATATGGTTCTCGACTATCTCGATCGTTTCGGTTTCCGCTGCATGAGTGAGATGAAGCTCGAAGAAATTGATTTGCTAACCGACCCGTCTTACTTATTTGTCTGCCTGAAAAACTACCTAAAGGCCGGCAAAGTGGAAGTCCACGATGATTCTCGTGAGAAATCTCTGCGTGCGGCCTCTGAAAAGAAAGTCGAAGAACATCTCTCGGGAGTGCGTAAAAAGATTTACTTCTGGGTTCTCAAGCACGCCCGCAAGGCCGTGAAGAATCGTGAAAACACCCGTTTTGCTCGGACACGTATTTATGGAATTGCCCGCACGATCTTCCAAAATATCGGCGAAGATTTGGCGAATCTTGGCGCTCTTCAAAACGGTCGCGATATTTTCTGGCTCACCATTGAAGAGGTCTTCGGGATCTATAATGGAACATTGCCCTCTTACAATCTTCAGGCCTTTGTAAATTTGCGCAAAGCGGATTACGCGAAGTTTACAGAGGACACAGATCCACGCATTATGACTCGCGGAGCGGTGTACTGGAACAATCCTTTCGTGAAAGAAGAGGAAGTTTCAATGACGATTGCTGAAGGCGAAGACTGCGATCTGAAGGGATTACCGTGCTGCCCGGGTGTTCTCGAAGGAACTGTGAAAGTGATTTTGAATCCAACAGATAATCTGGATCTCAACGGCGAAATTCTCGTAACAGCGAGAACAGATCCAGGATGGGTCCCACTCTACCCGGCCATTTCTGGGTTGCTTGTGGAACGCGGAAGTTTACTTTCACACTCCGCCATCGTCGCCCGTGAAATGGCAATTCCTGCCATCGTCAGCATTCCCGGTCTGACAAAGACTTTGAAGACGGGCATGCGCATTCGTATGGATGGCAAAGCCGGTACCATTAAAATTTTGGAGTAA
- a CDS encoding SDR family oxidoreductase, translated as MGKVKILLTGGTGFLGKQVLPKLREFADVDVISRSAKAEVRGDLTRWNAGLDLEVLKKKNYDIFIHLAGLYDLGASHMDAFQQNVVATGTALKIARELQIPVFMNASSVAAAVNSPLKVVRPFDLNFSRPFPDPYSESKALGEQMILNQSQHFKLCINMRLGVLVGDTTDGKIERIDGPYHAPQALERVRKFIESFPASFPLPGKKLGRLPLVPVDKAAEAVAGFAKWSQETEAFGYQSFHVTPKEGLIARDLYLKTLKHLFIPHRGITFVNRVPKTLLTKVSKWAVKFPEEQLNYLLMFPKYDSASTCDVLGEGWCPEFDSYEKSFWRGYNEYISNR; from the coding sequence ATGGGAAAAGTAAAAATCTTGCTGACAGGTGGAACGGGCTTCCTTGGCAAACAAGTTTTGCCAAAGCTGCGTGAGTTTGCTGACGTCGATGTGATTTCGCGCTCGGCAAAGGCAGAGGTGCGCGGTGATCTGACTCGCTGGAACGCGGGCTTGGATCTCGAAGTTCTTAAAAAGAAAAACTACGATATCTTTATTCACCTAGCCGGTTTGTATGATCTTGGCGCCAGTCACATGGATGCTTTCCAGCAGAATGTGGTGGCAACGGGGACTGCTCTGAAAATCGCGCGGGAATTGCAAATCCCGGTTTTCATGAACGCAAGCTCGGTGGCGGCGGCGGTGAATTCGCCCCTGAAGGTGGTTCGTCCGTTTGATTTAAATTTTAGCCGCCCTTTTCCGGATCCTTACTCTGAAAGCAAGGCCCTGGGCGAGCAAATGATCCTGAATCAATCTCAGCATTTCAAACTGTGCATTAATATGCGCTTAGGTGTGCTTGTCGGTGATACGACCGATGGCAAGATCGAACGTATCGATGGACCATATCACGCGCCCCAAGCTCTGGAGCGAGTTCGTAAATTTATTGAAAGTTTTCCGGCGTCTTTCCCGTTGCCGGGTAAGAAACTGGGCCGTCTTCCACTGGTGCCGGTGGATAAAGCTGCCGAAGCCGTTGCAGGCTTTGCCAAGTGGTCGCAAGAGACGGAGGCTTTTGGTTATCAAAGTTTTCATGTCACTCCAAAAGAGGGTTTGATCGCTCGGGATTTATATCTCAAAACTCTGAAGCATCTTTTTATTCCACATCGTGGAATTACATTCGTGAATCGCGTGCCGAAGACCTTGCTGACAAAGGTATCGAAGTGGGCCGTGAAGTTCCCTGAAGAGCAATTGAATTATCTTTTGATGTTCCCGAAGTATGACTCGGCCTCGACCTGCGATGTACTTGGTGAAGGCTGGTGTCCTGAGTTTGACAGTTACGAAAAATCTTTCTGGCGAGGTTACAATGAGTACATTTCGAATCGCTGA
- a CDS encoding kinase, whose amino-acid sequence MRVSVVINPKAGSVNPGLIEEKIRSALFRCDLVFSKAKTLEEMDQFLCEELAHKTDFFLICGGDGTVNTCLQYLVRAEEDLTKIPPIAVVRSGTANDLAHEIGISRRIDQAVRNILEGSVRNIDIIQISSGDKKAFMLTNGGLGIPAMTADLANQVRFSLQKVANCPQTAGFFKSIAKNSYQLIKKIGPGVYSLMVAEALRTWDPNGWELEFELPGDKKFATNAPIVLVNNQPSIGNKFLPAPFTSNTDGTVNLLLAEGRRVREHLSSFLHLRNGTVSQSDRFTSYEITEFKVRSKNPSRPITFFGDGEILFKDVAELSVKCLHKGLPVVVGSPAWEK is encoded by the coding sequence GTGAGAGTTTCCGTTGTCATCAACCCGAAAGCAGGGTCCGTAAATCCAGGTCTGATCGAGGAAAAGATCCGTTCGGCTCTTTTTCGCTGCGATTTGGTTTTCTCGAAGGCAAAGACTCTCGAAGAGATGGACCAGTTCCTGTGCGAAGAGCTCGCTCATAAAACCGACTTTTTCCTGATTTGTGGTGGCGACGGTACGGTTAACACGTGCCTGCAATACCTTGTTCGCGCGGAAGAGGACCTGACAAAAATTCCACCGATCGCGGTTGTGCGCTCGGGAACAGCGAATGACTTGGCTCACGAAATCGGCATCAGCCGCCGTATCGATCAAGCGGTTCGTAATATTCTTGAAGGTTCTGTTCGCAACATCGACATCATTCAAATTTCTTCTGGCGATAAAAAAGCGTTCATGCTGACAAACGGAGGCCTCGGGATTCCTGCGATGACAGCGGATTTGGCCAACCAAGTGCGTTTCAGTTTGCAAAAAGTAGCGAACTGCCCGCAAACCGCCGGCTTCTTCAAATCGATTGCTAAAAACAGTTACCAACTGATCAAAAAAATCGGCCCCGGCGTTTACTCGTTGATGGTGGCTGAAGCTCTACGTACTTGGGATCCAAACGGCTGGGAGCTTGAGTTCGAACTTCCAGGCGATAAGAAATTTGCAACCAACGCACCGATCGTACTTGTGAACAATCAACCGAGCATCGGCAATAAATTCTTACCGGCACCATTTACTTCCAATACGGATGGCACTGTGAACTTGCTGTTGGCCGAAGGCCGCCGCGTTCGCGAACATCTTTCTTCATTCTTGCATTTAAGAAACGGAACCGTCAGCCAGTCGGACCGTTTCACTTCCTATGAAATCACTGAATTCAAAGTCCGCTCTAAAAATCCGAGCCGTCCGATCACTTTCTTTGGCGATGGCGAGATCCTTTTTAAAGACGTGGCTGAATTATCCGTAAAATGCCTCCACAAAGGCCTTCCCGTCGTCGTGGGCTCTCCAGCATGGGAAAAGTAA